In Pseudomonas sp. HR96, the DNA window GCTGACCAACCTTTCGGGCGAAGTGACCGGGCGTCTGACCCTGGCGACCAGCCATCACATCGGCCTGCATCGCCTGCCGCCGGTGCTGCGCGCCTTCACCCGGCTCTACCCGGCAGTGGCGCTGGACATCCAGTTTCTCGATTCAGAGGTGGCCTACGAGGAGATCCTCCATGGCCGCGCGGAACTGGCGGTCATCACCCTGGCCCCTGAGCCGCACGCGCTGGTGCGCGCGGTGCCGGTGTGGGACGACCCGCTGGACTTCGTGGTGGCCCCTGAACATGCGCTGGCGCGCAATCCCGGGGTGAGCCTGGCCGACATCGCCCGCCACCCGGCGGTGTTTCCCGGCGGCAACACCTTCACCCACCACATTGTCCAGCGCCTGTTCGAGGCCCAGGGCCTGACGCCGAACATCGCCATGAGCACCAATTACCTGGAAACCATCAAGATGATGGTGTCGATCGGCCTCGCATGGAGTGTGCTGCCACGTACTATGCTCGATGAGCAGGTCGCACGCGTTGCCTTGCCGGGCATCCAGCTGAGCCGCGAGCTAGGCTATATCCTGCACACCGAAAGGACGCTGTCGAACGCAGCAAGGGCATTCATGGCCCTGCTGGACGCCCAACCCGGCGGCCGGCAAGCCTGAAGCAAGGCTGCAGGGAAGCCACTCAGCACAGGTCTGGTCCATGCCCTACTCCGCTAGCCGTCCAGCCCTGCCGCGCATCCAGGCCGGCGACCCGCACGAATCCGAGCAGGCCTGGGGCAATGCCCCGCAGCTGCTCGCCGCGCTCAACGCTGCGCACCTGGGGGCCTGGCGCTGGCGCATCGACGAAGGCACCATCAACTGGTCGCGGCGCACCCAGGCGTTGTTCGGTTTCGACCCCGACCAGCCCCTGGCGGGGGACATCGACTACCTCGACCTGCTCCCCGCCGAGGACCGTCAACGCACCATCCATGCATTCCAGGCCGTGCTGCGCGGCGAACCGCAAGCCCAGGCCATGCGCCACCGCATCCGTTGGCCGGACGGCACCCTGCACTGGCTTGAGATCAACGGCAGCCTGATCCACGACAGCGACGGACGCCCGCAGATGCTCGGCGTGGTGCGCGAGGTCACCCGCCAGCGTGATCGCGAACTGGCCTTGCTGCATTCGGAAAAACGTTTTGCCACGCTGTTTCACCTGAGCCCCAACATCGTCGTGCTGACCCGGCGCAGTGACGGCATGATCGTGGAGGTCAACAAGGCCTTCGAAAACCTGTTCGGCTGGCCCGCCGCGCAGATCGTCAACCGCACCACCGCCGAGCTCAACCTGTGGCTGGACGAAAGCCAGCGCCAGCGCATCCTCGACGCCCTGCAGGACAGCAACGACCCCTACACCCAGGAGCTGTCCGTGCGCACCGCCACCGGCCGCGTGGTGCACGGCCTGCTGGCCACGCAGAACATCGAGATGCAGGGCTGTGCCTATCTATTGAGCACCTTCACGTTGAGCACCTTCAACGACAGCTCGCAGCAGCAGCGTGCCGAGGCGGCACTGAAGGCCAGCGAGGAGAAATTCGCCAAGGCCTTCCACTCCAGCCCCGACGCCATCGTCATCACCGAGCGGCGCAGCGGCCTCTACCTGGAGGTCAACCAGGGCTTCACCCGGCTGACCGGCTACGCCCCCGAGGAGGTGCTGGGACGCACGGTCAGCGACATCGACATCTGGCCCGACGCCGCCCAGCGCAGCCAGCTGCTGCGCGACCTGCAGGACGATGGCCGGGTGGTGCTGCGCGAGATGCTCGGGCGCAACAAGCGCGGCGACATCCTGACCATGGAGGTGTCGGTGGAGCCGATCAACCTGGACGACACCGCCTGCCTGCTGATCACCGCGCGGGACATCAGCCAGCTGAAGAACGCCCAGGCGCAGATTCGCCACCTGGCCTACCACGACTCGTTGACCAACCTGCCCAACCGCGCTCTGCTGATGGAGCGCCTGAGCCAGCAGATCAGCCTGCTCAAGCGCCAGGAGCAGCGCGGCGCCCTGCTGTTTCTCGACCTCGACCACTTCAAGCACATCAACGATTCGCTGGGCCATCCGGTGGGCGACGCCGTGCTGAAAATCATCACCGCGCGGCTCGAAGCCAGCGTGCGCCTGGAAGACCTGGTGGCGCGTCTGGGCGGCGACGAGTTCGTGGTGCTGCTGACAGGTCTGCTCGGCAGCCGCGAGGAGGTCGCCGCACAGGTGCAGGACGCCGCCGACACCCTGCGCGAGCTGCTCGCCGCGCCCATGGCGCTGGACGGTAATCGCCTGCAGGTGACCCCGAGCATCGGCGTGGCGCTGATACCCGATCACGGCCAGACCCCGGCGGACCTGCTCAAGCGTGCCGACATCGCCCTGTACCGGGCCAAGGACGCCGGGCGCAACGCCACCCAGCTGTACCAGCACAGCATGCAGAAGGCCGCCAGCGAACGCCTGCAGATGGAAAACGACCTGCGCCTGGCATTGGCCCGGGGCGAGTTGAGCCTGCATTACCAGCCTCAGGTCGACGCCCGCGAAGACCGCATCGTCGGCGCCGAGGCGCTGCTGCGCTGGCACCACCCGCTGCTGGGCCAGCAGTCGCCGGGGCAGTTCATCCAGATTCTGGAAGAGAGCGGCATGATCCTGGAAGTCGGCAGCTGGGTGCTCGACGAGGCCTGTGCCGCCTGCGCGCAGTTGATCGGTGACGGTTTGGTCGACCGCGACACCTTCAGCCTGTGCGTGAACATCAGCCCGCGGCAGTTTCGCCAGGCCGATTTCGTCGAACGGGTCGCGCGCAGCCTGGCCCAGCACCAATTGCCGTGCCGCTTGCTCAAGCTGGAGATAACCGAAGGGCTGGTGATCCAGAACGTCGAGGACACCATCGGCAAAATGCGCGCCCTAAAGGACCTCGGGGTGAGCTTTGCCATGGACGACTTCGGCACTGGCTATTCGTCGCTGACCTACCTCAAGCGCCTGCCGGTGGATGCGCTGAAGATCGATCAGTCGTTCGTGCGCGATGCCACCCACGACCCTAATGACGCCGAGATCATCCGCGCTATCGTCGCCATGGCGCGCAGCCTTGACCTAGTGGTGATTGCCGAGGGGGTGGAGCAGTCCGAGCAGCTGGATTTCCTGCAGCGCCTGGGCTGCCATCTGTATCAGGGTTACCTGCACAGCCGGCCGATGCCGCTGGGGTTGTTTCGCCAGCTGTTGGTGGAGGAAAGGTAACGCCAATGAAAAAAGAGCGCCACCTGGGCGCCCTTTTTTCCAGCAGAAAACTTACTGCAACACAGGCTGCTGCACGCCGCCGATCGGGATGCGCTTGGCTTTGGCCTCTTCCGGCACCAGACGCAGCAGGTCGATGTTGAGCAGGCCGTTGCTCAGGGCCGCGCCCTTGACTTCGATGTGGTCGGCCAGGCGGAACGACAGTTTGAACGCACGCTGGGCAATGCCCTGATGCAGGTAGGTGACGCTGTCGGTCTTGGCTTCGCGCTTGCCACCGGTTACGGTCAACACGCCCTTCTCGACCTGCAGCTCGAGGTCGGCTTCCTGGAAGCCGGCGGCGGCCACAACGATGCGGTACTGATCATCGCCGTGTTTTTCCACGTTGTAGGGTGGGTAGCTGCTGGCCGATTCATTGCGGGCGGCCGATTCGAACAGGTCGTTGAAGCGGTCGAAGCCGACGGAATGACGGAACAGCGGTGCCAGGGAAAATGCGGTGGTCATGGTGTGACTCCTGAAAGTTTCAGCAAGGTTTTATCTCCGCGACCCGACTTCGGCATCGCGTACAAAAGAGATAGGGACCTTCAGAAAATCTTCAAGAGTGGCCACGAAAAAATTTTCAGGCGGCTTGCGGCTGACCCAGGCCGACCAATTCACCGACCCGGGCGCAATCCGTTTCGCGCCGCAGCTGGGTGAACAGCTGCACTGCCTCGGGGTAGCTGCGGGTCAGCATGGCTACCCATTGCTTGAGGCGCCCGGGTGCCTGGCGCGGGGTCATGCTCGCTTCGGCCTGGCGCCAGAAGTCCTGGATCAGGGGCAACAGCTCGGCCCAGGTCATCTCCACCACCTCTTCGCCGGCGCGCGCTGCGGCGATCTGCCGGGCCAGGTCGGGGCGCGAGACCAGGCCGCGGCCGAGCATGATGTCCTCGGCACCGCTGATCTCGCGGCAGCGTCGCCAGTCGTCGACAGTCCAGATCTCGCCATTGGCGAACACCGGCACCTTGACCACTTCCTGCACCCGCGCCACCCATTCCCAATGCGCCGGCGGCTTGTAGCCTTCGACCTTGGTGCGCGCATGCACGACGATCTGCTGGGCGCCGCCACCGGCCAGGGCGCGGGCGCAATCGAGGGCGACGTCGGGGCTGTCGAAGCCCAGGCGCATCTTCGCCGTGACCGGAATCTCGGCCGGCACCGCGCGGCGCACCGCTTCAAGAATGCGATAGAGCAGCTCGGGCTCCTTGAGCAGCACCGCGCCACCGCGCGACTTGTTCACGGTCTTGGCCGGGCAGCCGAAGTTGAGGTCGATCACCGGCGCGCCCAGGGTGCAGGCGAATGCCGCGTTCTCGGCGAGGCAGCCAGGATCCGAGCCCAGCAATTGCACGCGCAGGGGTACGCCGGCAGCGGTGCGAGCGCCCTGCTTCAATTCCGGGGCGAAGCCATGGTAATAACTGGCCGGCAGCAGGCGCTCGGTGACCCGGATGAACTCGGTGACGCACCAGTCGATACCGCTGACGCGGGTCAGCACATCGCGCAGGATATCGTCGACCAGGCCTTCCATGGGCGCGAGGGCAATTTGCATGGGGAAGAATCTCGGCTTGCGGTGAAAAAAAGGGCGCCGACGTATGGCTCAGCCAGTCGTTGGCGAAATCGCCTGGCCGTAGCCGTCGATGAATTCGGCGGGCATGCGCTTGGGCCGGCCGCTGGACAGTTCGATGCAGACGAACGTGGTCTGGGCGCGCAGCAGCGTGGTGCCGTCGCCGGGGCGAATCAACTGGAAGCGCCGGGTCATGCGCAGACGCTGGTCCCAGTCGACGATCCAGGTGCCCATGTGCAACTCGTCGCCCTCGTAGGCTGCCGCCAGGTAGTCTATTTCATGACGAACCACAGCCATGGCGCGATCCAGCCGCCGGTACTCGGCCAGGTCCAGCCCCAGGCGCTGGCTATGGCGCCAGGCGCAACGTTCAAGCCAGGTGACGTAGACGGCGTTGTTGGCATGGCCGAGCCCGTCGATATCGTCGGGGCCCACCTGCAGGTCGAGGGTGAAAGGCGTTGCGCGGTCCCAGTTCATGCCGCAGGCACTCCCCATACAGGTATCGAGCTTTTGCTGGAGCAGAAAAAACAAAAGGCTCATTCAACTAAGCGAATGAGCCTTGAAATCCCGCAGAGCGGGTAAAAGTGGCGTCCCCTAGGGGACTCGAACCCCTGTTACCGCCGTGAAAGGGCGGTGTCCTAGGCCACTAGACGAAGGGGACGCAAAACCTTCGAGCCGATCCGCCTGAAGCGAACCGTGGCAAATTGGTGGAGCTAAACGGGATCGAACCGTTGACCTCTTGCATGCCATGCAAGCGCTCTCCCAGCTGAGCTATAGCCCCGAATTTATCGCCCTGCGGCGGGATGGAAACTTCACTTTCCATCTCTGTGCAACTGGCGTCCCCTAGGGGACTCGAACCCCTGTTACCGCCGTGAAAGGGCGGTGTCCTAGGCCACTAGACGAAGGGGACAGACCTTCTACCATTTGATCAGTCTGGATCTGATCTGCTTGAAGTCAAACCGCAACTTCAAGCTTGGAAATTGGTGGAGCTAAACGGGATCGAACCGTTGACCTCTTGCATGCCATGCAAGCGCTCTCCCAGCTGAGCTATAGCCCCAAACAGTGTGTTGCTGTGTGGACGGGGCGCATATTAAGACTGCTCCCCTGCCCTGTCAAATCTATTTTCGATTTTTTTTGATTTTTTTTATCGCAATAACAGGGGGTTAGCAGCAACCCCCGGTTTTGTTGGGCGAGAGGATCAGGCAATTGCCCCCAACAGCTTCTCCCATTCCTTGTTCTCTTTCTTCGACACGCCGCCCAGCAGGTCGAGTGCCTGGCGCAGGCGGAAGCGCGTCAGGTCCGGCCCGAGGATTTCCATGGCATCGAGCACCGACACCGAGCTGGCCTGCCCGGTGATGGAGGCGAACATCAGCGGCATGGCGTCGCGCAGCTTGAGCCCCAGCGACTCGACTACCGCCTGGATGGTCGCGGTGATGGCGTCCTTCTCCCAGTGGCGCAGGGCCTCGAGCTTCCACAGAATCAGCTGCATCAACTGCCTGACCTGGTCGCCGGAAAGCTTCTTGTGTTCGAACAGGGCGATGTCCGGGTGCACACTACCGGCGAAGAAGAATCCGCCCAGGGGAGCGATCTGGCTGAAGGTTTCCACGCGGCCCTGCACATGCGGGGCGATCTTCATCAGGTAGTCGGGGTTGAACGCCCACTTCTGCACCCGTGCGGCGAACTCCGCTACCGGCAGCTCGCGCAGCCATTGGCCATTGAGCCAGGACAGTTTCTCGATGTCGAAGATCGGCCCACCCAGGGAGACCCGGGACAGGTCGAAGTGTTCAACCATCTCGGCCAGGGAGAACTTCTCGCGTTCATCGGGCATCGACCAGCCCATGCGCCCCAGGTAGTTGAGCATCGCCTCGGGCATGAAGCCCATGCGCTCGTAGAAGGTCACCGAGGTCGGGTTCTTGCGCTTGGAGAGTTTGCTCTTGTCCGGATTGCGCAGCAGCGGCATGTAGCACAGCTGCGGCTGTTCCCAGCCAAAATATTCGTACAGCTTCATCAGCTTGGGCGCCGACGGCAGCCATTCTTCGCCGCGCAGCACGTGGGTGATGCCCATCAGGTGGTCGTCGACCACGTTGGCAAGGAAGTAGGTCGGCAGGCCGTCGGTCTTCATCAGCACCTGCATGTCCATGCGGTCCCACGGGATCTCGACGTCGCCACGCAGCAGGTCCGGCACCACGCACACGCCTTCGGTCGGCACTTTCATGCGGATCACGTGGGGCTCGCCGGCGGCCAGGCGGCGCTGCACTTCCTCGGCAGGCAGCAGCAGCGCGCGACCGTCGTAACGCGGGGTCTCACCGCGAGCCATCTGCTCGGCGCGCATCTGGTCGAGTTCTTCGGCAGTGCAGAAGCACGGGAAGGCATGGCCGAGATCGACCAGCTGCTGGGCGTACCTCTTGTAGATCTCGCCCCGCTCGCTCTGCCGGTACGGGCCGTGCGGCCCGCCAACGTCCGGGCCTTCGCTCCATTCGATGCCGAGCCAACGCAGGGCGTCGAAGATCTGCTGTTCGGACTCGCGGGTGGAGCGCAGTTGGTCGGTGTCTTCGATGCGCAGGATGAACTCGCCGCCGTGCTGTTTGGCGAAGCAGTAGTTGAACAGGGCGATATAGGCCGTGCCGACGTGAGGGTCACCCGTGGGCGAAGGCGCGATGCGAGTACGAACGGTGGTCATTGCAGGGTCTCGAGCAGGTGTAGATGCAAACGGCGATGGTAACAGGGTGCGCGGGGGCGGCTCCAGTTTCTCCAGATGCGTGCGCACCGTGGGAAGGGGCCAAGCCCAAGAGCTATTGATCCCCCTCAAGCTCAGGCCGGCCTTGCGGCCTCTCGGGGGCTACGCCCCCTCCCACAGGGGGTCGCCATTTCGATGAAACTACACCTTCAACAACCGCTCGCGCAGCTTGCCGATTTCGTCGCGCATCTGCGCGGCAGCTTCGAACTCCAGGTCGCGGGCCAGTTGGTACATCTTTTCTTCCAGTTGGCGAATG includes these proteins:
- a CDS encoding LysR family transcriptional regulator produces the protein MDLANLNAFIAIAETGSFSNAGERLHLTQPAVSKRIAGLEQQLNVRLFDRLGREINLTEAGRALLPRAYQILNVLDDTRRALTNLSGEVTGRLTLATSHHIGLHRLPPVLRAFTRLYPAVALDIQFLDSEVAYEEILHGRAELAVITLAPEPHALVRAVPVWDDPLDFVVAPEHALARNPGVSLADIARHPAVFPGGNTFTHHIVQRLFEAQGLTPNIAMSTNYLETIKMMVSIGLAWSVLPRTMLDEQVARVALPGIQLSRELGYILHTERTLSNAARAFMALLDAQPGGRQA
- the gltX gene encoding glutamate--tRNA ligase, with translation MTTVRTRIAPSPTGDPHVGTAYIALFNYCFAKQHGGEFILRIEDTDQLRSTRESEQQIFDALRWLGIEWSEGPDVGGPHGPYRQSERGEIYKRYAQQLVDLGHAFPCFCTAEELDQMRAEQMARGETPRYDGRALLLPAEEVQRRLAAGEPHVIRMKVPTEGVCVVPDLLRGDVEIPWDRMDMQVLMKTDGLPTYFLANVVDDHLMGITHVLRGEEWLPSAPKLMKLYEYFGWEQPQLCYMPLLRNPDKSKLSKRKNPTSVTFYERMGFMPEAMLNYLGRMGWSMPDEREKFSLAEMVEHFDLSRVSLGGPIFDIEKLSWLNGQWLRELPVAEFAARVQKWAFNPDYLMKIAPHVQGRVETFSQIAPLGGFFFAGSVHPDIALFEHKKLSGDQVRQLMQLILWKLEALRHWEKDAITATIQAVVESLGLKLRDAMPLMFASITGQASSVSVLDAMEILGPDLTRFRLRQALDLLGGVSKKENKEWEKLLGAIA
- a CDS encoding EAL domain-containing protein, which encodes MPYSASRPALPRIQAGDPHESEQAWGNAPQLLAALNAAHLGAWRWRIDEGTINWSRRTQALFGFDPDQPLAGDIDYLDLLPAEDRQRTIHAFQAVLRGEPQAQAMRHRIRWPDGTLHWLEINGSLIHDSDGRPQMLGVVREVTRQRDRELALLHSEKRFATLFHLSPNIVVLTRRSDGMIVEVNKAFENLFGWPAAQIVNRTTAELNLWLDESQRQRILDALQDSNDPYTQELSVRTATGRVVHGLLATQNIEMQGCAYLLSTFTLSTFNDSSQQQRAEAALKASEEKFAKAFHSSPDAIVITERRSGLYLEVNQGFTRLTGYAPEEVLGRTVSDIDIWPDAAQRSQLLRDLQDDGRVVLREMLGRNKRGDILTMEVSVEPINLDDTACLLITARDISQLKNAQAQIRHLAYHDSLTNLPNRALLMERLSQQISLLKRQEQRGALLFLDLDHFKHINDSLGHPVGDAVLKIITARLEASVRLEDLVARLGGDEFVVLLTGLLGSREEVAAQVQDAADTLRELLAAPMALDGNRLQVTPSIGVALIPDHGQTPADLLKRADIALYRAKDAGRNATQLYQHSMQKAASERLQMENDLRLALARGELSLHYQPQVDAREDRIVGAEALLRWHHPLLGQQSPGQFIQILEESGMILEVGSWVLDEACAACAQLIGDGLVDRDTFSLCVNISPRQFRQADFVERVARSLAQHQLPCRLLKLEITEGLVIQNVEDTIGKMRALKDLGVSFAMDDFGTGYSSLTYLKRLPVDALKIDQSFVRDATHDPNDAEIIRAIVAMARSLDLVVIAEGVEQSEQLDFLQRLGCHLYQGYLHSRPMPLGLFRQLLVEER
- a CDS encoding Hsp20 family protein, with the protein product MTTAFSLAPLFRHSVGFDRFNDLFESAARNESASSYPPYNVEKHGDDQYRIVVAAAGFQEADLELQVEKGVLTVTGGKREAKTDSVTYLHQGIAQRAFKLSFRLADHIEVKGAALSNGLLNIDLLRLVPEEAKAKRIPIGGVQQPVLQ
- a CDS encoding tRNA-dihydrouridine synthase is translated as MQIALAPMEGLVDDILRDVLTRVSGIDWCVTEFIRVTERLLPASYYHGFAPELKQGARTAAGVPLRVQLLGSDPGCLAENAAFACTLGAPVIDLNFGCPAKTVNKSRGGAVLLKEPELLYRILEAVRRAVPAEIPVTAKMRLGFDSPDVALDCARALAGGGAQQIVVHARTKVEGYKPPAHWEWVARVQEVVKVPVFANGEIWTVDDWRRCREISGAEDIMLGRGLVSRPDLARQIAAARAGEEVVEMTWAELLPLIQDFWRQAEASMTPRQAPGRLKQWVAMLTRSYPEAVQLFTQLRRETDCARVGELVGLGQPQAA
- a CDS encoding thioesterase family protein, which codes for MNWDRATPFTLDLQVGPDDIDGLGHANNAVYVTWLERCAWRHSQRLGLDLAEYRRLDRAMAVVRHEIDYLAAAYEGDELHMGTWIVDWDQRLRMTRRFQLIRPGDGTTLLRAQTTFVCIELSSGRPKRMPAEFIDGYGQAISPTTG